The genomic region CAGCGCCGGCGCCACGGCGAGGTTGACGCCGAGCCCGAGCGACAGCCAGGCCAGGTTACCCTCCGGGCCGGAGGCGCTCTCGGTCAGGATGCCGGCGAGCTTGCGGCCGGAGAGCAACACGTCATTGGGCCATTTCAGACCGAGCGCCGCGCCTTCCGGCAGATGCGCTGCCAGCGCCTCGGCCAGCGCCACCCCGGCCAGCAGCGACCATTGCGCGGCCCCCTGCATCGTCCCACCCGGGCGCAGCAGCACGCTGAGGAACAAATTGCCCTCCGCCCCCTGCCAGGGACGCAGCCTTGTGCCGCGCCCGGCGGTCTGCCGGCGCGCCAGGATGGCAAGGCCGCCGGGCGCCCCTGATTCGGCGCGCCGGCGGCACAGATCGGCGGTGGACGGAAGCTGGTCGTGAACCTCGAGCCGCCAGCCGGCGGGGACTGTCACCCCGCCAGCGCCTTGGCCGCTGCCTCCGCCGCGGCCACGAAGGGCGCGGGAAAGAGGAAGAAGAAGGTGGTGAAGACCGCCGAGAGGGCGGCGACCACCGAGAGGGCGCGTGGGCGCGCGTCGAACGCCTCCACGGGGGCGTCGAAATACATCACCTTGACGATACGAATATAGTAGTAGGCGCCGATCACGCTGGTCAGCACGCCGATCACGGCGAGCGTCCACAGCCCCGACTGCACGGCCGAGGTAAAGATGAAATACTTGCCCCAGAAGCCGGAGAAAGGCGGGATGCCGGCCATGCTGAACATGAACACCGCCATGGCCAGGGCCATGCCGGGATCGGTCCGCGCCAGGCCGGAGAGATCGGAAATCTGCTCCAGCATGCGGCCGCGGCGGCGCATCGCCAGGATGATGGCGAAGGTGCCGAGGTTCATGAACACGTAGGTGAGCATATAGATCAGCACGCCGCGGATGCCCGCCTGGCTGCCGGCGGCCAGCCCGATCAGCGCGTACCCCATGTGGCCGATGGAGGAATAGGCCATCAGCCGCTTGATGTTGCGCTGGCCGATCGCGGCGAGCGAGCCGAGCAGCATCGACAGGATCGAGATCAGCACGACCACCTGCTGCCACTGCCCGAGCAGGTCGCCGAACGGGGTCGCCATCGCCCGCACCAGCATCGCGATCGCGGCCACCTTGGGGGCGGTGCCCAGGAAGGCGGTGACCGGGGTCGGCGCGCCTTCATAGACGTCGGGGGTCCACATGTGGAACGGCACCGCCGAAACCTTGAAGGCAAGCCCGGCGAGCAGGAACACGATGCCCACGATCAGGCCGGGGGACGCCTTGGCCGGATCGCTCAGCGCCGAGGCGAGCTGGGCGAAATCCATCGTGCCAGTGAAGCCGTAGACCAGCGAGATGCCATAGAGCAGCAGGCCGGAGGCGAGCGAACCGAGCACGAAATACTTGAGCCCGGCCTCGCTGCTGCGCAC from Rhodovastum atsumiense harbors:
- a CDS encoding biotin--[acetyl-CoA-carboxylase] ligase; its protein translation is MTVPAGWRLEVHDQLPSTADLCRRRAESGAPGGLAILARRQTAGRGTRLRPWQGAEGNLFLSVLLRPGGTMQGAAQWSLLAGVALAEALAAHLPEGAALGLKWPNDVLLSGRKLAGILTESASGPEGNLAWLSLGLGVNLAVAPALTDRPTACLAELAPPPAPEAFAATLLAAIDRWCSIRAGEGEAGGFAAVRAAFLARTVAYGTHLALRLGDRILDGTFAGLGEDGTLKLHTREGVRAFAAGEVTMGNGA
- the nuoN gene encoding NADH-quinone oxidoreductase subunit NuoN is translated as MNWYLALPEIVLALCGMAILVFGVLRKGDDTFQLCSWLTVGAFLLAAILVIAGGEGAAYEGQFTSDAFSGFVKVLVLAAAALGVIVSLDYAAHANMRRFEFPVLILYATVGMMLMVSASNLMTLYVGLELQSLAIYVLASFARDEVRSSEAGLKYFVLGSLASGLLLYGISLVYGFTGTMDFAQLASALSDPAKASPGLIVGIVFLLAGLAFKVSAVPFHMWTPDVYEGAPTPVTAFLGTAPKVAAIAMLVRAMATPFGDLLGQWQQVVVLISILSMLLGSLAAIGQRNIKRLMAYSSIGHMGYALIGLAAGSQAGIRGVLIYMLTYVFMNLGTFAIILAMRRRGRMLEQISDLSGLARTDPGMALAMAVFMFSMAGIPPFSGFWGKYFIFTSAVQSGLWTLAVIGVLTSVIGAYYYIRIVKVMYFDAPVEAFDARPRALSVVAALSAVFTTFFFLFPAPFVAAAEAAAKALAG